A genomic stretch from Apis cerana isolate GH-2021 linkage group LG9, AcerK_1.0, whole genome shotgun sequence includes:
- the LOC108004234 gene encoding cleavage stimulation factor subunit 2 isoform X2, with protein MSNSTISDQSLMDKSMRSVFVGNIPYEATEENLKDIFSEVGPVLSFKLVFDRETGKPKGYGFCEYKDQETALSAMRNLNGYEIGGRTLRVDNACTEKSRMEMQSLLQGQNTENPYGEAVQSDKAPEAISKAVASLPPEQMFELMKQMKLCVQNNPNEARQMLLQNPQLAYALLQAQVVMRIVDPHTAVNMLHKANPIPGVLTPSDKPNVHSVAPRIEEPWAPTRPATVTNPPASIFAGQDVDLRTLDRQMDPRLARMDQDLRGPQQVQPTPVSSSSVVSANTDPRGINTFNISDNFCRDPRTDRFGRDPRDPRDPRMPIDPRITKANPPVPVAPPVVPRPVVAPTGQSSNVATASVATPVTSLTTSTTSATSRLMAGMSPAGNIPSGASDQEKAALIMQVLQLSDEQIAMLPPEQRQSILLLKEQIAKSAQR; from the exons atgagTAATTCAACTATTTCTGATCAATCACTCATGGACAAGTCTATGCGAAGTGTTTTCG TCGGGAATATCCCGTACGAAGCTacggaagaaaatttaaaggatATTTTTAGTGAAGTTGGACCAGTGCTTTCATTTAA attagTATTTGATCGGGAAACAGGCAAACCTAAAGGATATGGCTTTTGTGAATATAAAGATCAAGAAACAGCTCTTAGTGctatgagaaatttaaatggTTATGAAATTGGTGGAAGAACATTAAGAGTTGATAATGCATGTACAGAAAAAAGTCGAATGGAAATGCAAAGTCTTTTACAAGGACAAAATACTGAAAATCCTTATGGAGAAGCAGTACAATCAGATAAAGCTCCAGAAGCTATAAGTAAAGCTGTTGCATCTTTACCACCTGAGCAAATGTTTGAACTTATGAAACAAATGAAACTTTGTGTACAAAATAATCCAAATGAGGCACGTCAGATGTTGCTTCAAAATCCTCAATTAGCATATGCTCTATTACAAGCTCAGGTAGTAATGAGAATAGTGGATCCCCATACAGCAGTTAATATGTTACATAAAGCAAATCCAATCCCAGGTGTATTAACACCTTCTGATAAACCAAATGTACATTCAGTTGCACCCCGAATTGAAGAACCATGGGCACCTACACGTCCAGCGACAGTTACTAATCCTCCAGCGTCTATTTTTGCTG gacAAGATGTTGATTTACGCACATTGGACAGACAAATGGATCCACGTTTAGCTAGAATGGATCAAGATTTAAGAGGACCACAACAAGTACAACCAACACCTGTTAGTTCATCTTCAGTTGTATCTGCCAATACTGATCCTAGAGGAATTAacacatttaatatttcagacAA tttctgTCGTGATCCAAGAACAGATAGATTTGGTAGAGATCCAAGAGATCCCAGAGATCCAAGAATGCCTATTGATCCTAGAATTACAAAAGCTAATC cACCAGTACCAGTTGCACCACCAGTGGTGCCAAGACCTGTTGTTGCACCTACTGGTCAATCTTCAAATGTTGCTACAGCTAGTGTAGCAACTCCTGTTACTTCATTGACTACATCAACTACATCCGCAACATCAAGACTTATGGCAGGCATGTCTCCAGCAGGAAATATACCGAGTGGAGCATCTGATCAAGAAAAG GCGGCTTTAATAATGCAAGTATTACAATTATCGGACGAACAAATTGCTATGTTACCACCTGAACAAAGGCAaagtatcttattattaaaagaacaaattgCTAAAAGTGCACAACGTTAA
- the LOC108004234 gene encoding cleavage stimulation factor subunit 2 isoform X1, with protein MSNSTISDQSLMDKSMRSVFVGNIPYEATEENLKDIFSEVGPVLSFKLVFDRETGKPKGYGFCEYKDQETALSAMRNLNGYEIGGRTLRVDNACTEKSRMEMQSLLQGQNTENPYGEAVQSDKAPEAISKAVASLPPEQMFELMKQMKLCVQNNPNEARQMLLQNPQLAYALLQAQVVMRIVDPHTAVNMLHKANPIPGVLTPSDKPNVHSVAPRIEEPWAPTRPATVTNPPASIFAGQDVDLRTLDRQMDPRLARMDQDLRGPQQVQPTPVSSSSVVSANTDPRGINTFNISDNTLPVEGVESFCRDPRTDRFGRDPRDPRDPRMPIDPRITKANPPVPVAPPVVPRPVVAPTGQSSNVATASVATPVTSLTTSTTSATSRLMAGMSPAGNIPSGASDQEKAALIMQVLQLSDEQIAMLPPEQRQSILLLKEQIAKSAQR; from the exons atgagTAATTCAACTATTTCTGATCAATCACTCATGGACAAGTCTATGCGAAGTGTTTTCG TCGGGAATATCCCGTACGAAGCTacggaagaaaatttaaaggatATTTTTAGTGAAGTTGGACCAGTGCTTTCATTTAA attagTATTTGATCGGGAAACAGGCAAACCTAAAGGATATGGCTTTTGTGAATATAAAGATCAAGAAACAGCTCTTAGTGctatgagaaatttaaatggTTATGAAATTGGTGGAAGAACATTAAGAGTTGATAATGCATGTACAGAAAAAAGTCGAATGGAAATGCAAAGTCTTTTACAAGGACAAAATACTGAAAATCCTTATGGAGAAGCAGTACAATCAGATAAAGCTCCAGAAGCTATAAGTAAAGCTGTTGCATCTTTACCACCTGAGCAAATGTTTGAACTTATGAAACAAATGAAACTTTGTGTACAAAATAATCCAAATGAGGCACGTCAGATGTTGCTTCAAAATCCTCAATTAGCATATGCTCTATTACAAGCTCAGGTAGTAATGAGAATAGTGGATCCCCATACAGCAGTTAATATGTTACATAAAGCAAATCCAATCCCAGGTGTATTAACACCTTCTGATAAACCAAATGTACATTCAGTTGCACCCCGAATTGAAGAACCATGGGCACCTACACGTCCAGCGACAGTTACTAATCCTCCAGCGTCTATTTTTGCTG gacAAGATGTTGATTTACGCACATTGGACAGACAAATGGATCCACGTTTAGCTAGAATGGATCAAGATTTAAGAGGACCACAACAAGTACAACCAACACCTGTTAGTTCATCTTCAGTTGTATCTGCCAATACTGATCCTAGAGGAATTAacacatttaatatttcagacAA CACACTTCCTGTTGAAGGAGTTGAGAG tttctgTCGTGATCCAAGAACAGATAGATTTGGTAGAGATCCAAGAGATCCCAGAGATCCAAGAATGCCTATTGATCCTAGAATTACAAAAGCTAATC cACCAGTACCAGTTGCACCACCAGTGGTGCCAAGACCTGTTGTTGCACCTACTGGTCAATCTTCAAATGTTGCTACAGCTAGTGTAGCAACTCCTGTTACTTCATTGACTACATCAACTACATCCGCAACATCAAGACTTATGGCAGGCATGTCTCCAGCAGGAAATATACCGAGTGGAGCATCTGATCAAGAAAAG GCGGCTTTAATAATGCAAGTATTACAATTATCGGACGAACAAATTGCTATGTTACCACCTGAACAAAGGCAaagtatcttattattaaaagaacaaattgCTAAAAGTGCACAACGTTAA
- the LOC108004234 gene encoding cleavage stimulation factor subunit 2 isoform X3 produces the protein MRNLNGYEIGGRTLRVDNACTEKSRMEMQSLLQGQNTENPYGEAVQSDKAPEAISKAVASLPPEQMFELMKQMKLCVQNNPNEARQMLLQNPQLAYALLQAQVVMRIVDPHTAVNMLHKANPIPGVLTPSDKPNVHSVAPRIEEPWAPTRPATVTNPPASIFAGQDVDLRTLDRQMDPRLARMDQDLRGPQQVQPTPVSSSSVVSANTDPRGINTFNISDNTLPVEGVESFCRDPRTDRFGRDPRDPRDPRMPIDPRITKANPPVPVAPPVVPRPVVAPTGQSSNVATASVATPVTSLTTSTTSATSRLMAGMSPAGNIPSGASDQEKAALIMQVLQLSDEQIAMLPPEQRQSILLLKEQIAKSAQR, from the exons atgagaaatttaaatggTTATGAAATTGGTGGAAGAACATTAAGAGTTGATAATGCATGTACAGAAAAAAGTCGAATGGAAATGCAAAGTCTTTTACAAGGACAAAATACTGAAAATCCTTATGGAGAAGCAGTACAATCAGATAAAGCTCCAGAAGCTATAAGTAAAGCTGTTGCATCTTTACCACCTGAGCAAATGTTTGAACTTATGAAACAAATGAAACTTTGTGTACAAAATAATCCAAATGAGGCACGTCAGATGTTGCTTCAAAATCCTCAATTAGCATATGCTCTATTACAAGCTCAGGTAGTAATGAGAATAGTGGATCCCCATACAGCAGTTAATATGTTACATAAAGCAAATCCAATCCCAGGTGTATTAACACCTTCTGATAAACCAAATGTACATTCAGTTGCACCCCGAATTGAAGAACCATGGGCACCTACACGTCCAGCGACAGTTACTAATCCTCCAGCGTCTATTTTTGCTG gacAAGATGTTGATTTACGCACATTGGACAGACAAATGGATCCACGTTTAGCTAGAATGGATCAAGATTTAAGAGGACCACAACAAGTACAACCAACACCTGTTAGTTCATCTTCAGTTGTATCTGCCAATACTGATCCTAGAGGAATTAacacatttaatatttcagacAA CACACTTCCTGTTGAAGGAGTTGAGAG tttctgTCGTGATCCAAGAACAGATAGATTTGGTAGAGATCCAAGAGATCCCAGAGATCCAAGAATGCCTATTGATCCTAGAATTACAAAAGCTAATC cACCAGTACCAGTTGCACCACCAGTGGTGCCAAGACCTGTTGTTGCACCTACTGGTCAATCTTCAAATGTTGCTACAGCTAGTGTAGCAACTCCTGTTACTTCATTGACTACATCAACTACATCCGCAACATCAAGACTTATGGCAGGCATGTCTCCAGCAGGAAATATACCGAGTGGAGCATCTGATCAAGAAAAG GCGGCTTTAATAATGCAAGTATTACAATTATCGGACGAACAAATTGCTATGTTACCACCTGAACAAAGGCAaagtatcttattattaaaagaacaaattgCTAAAAGTGCACAACGTTAA
- the LOC107993741 gene encoding bifunctional purine biosynthesis protein ATIC — MSSGNLALLSVSDKRNLLPFAKKLHELGLTLVASGGTAKFLRNADLPVKDVSDITGAPEMLNGRIKTLHPAIHAGILARFTESDQQDLCKQNYELIQLVVCNLYPFVNTITKLEVKLEDAIENIDIGGVTLLRAAAKNHNRVTVICDPNDYEKVEKEMQSSINKDTSLETRQLLAVKAFTHTAEYDNAISDYFRKQYSNKVSQLTLRYGMNPHQKPAQIFTILDKLPLTVVNGSPGFINLCDALNGYQLVKELKVALNLPAATSFKHVSPAGAAVSVPLNIVQAKLCQVDDLLDQLTPLATAYARARGADRMSSFGDFIALSDTCDEVTAKIISREVSDGIIAPDYSENALKILKKKKNGAYCILQIDPNYMPPQMEYRVLFGLTMEQKRNDAIIDRNIFSNIVTKNYTTISDSAMRDLIVATIALKYTQSNSVCYAKDGQVIGIGAGQQSRIHCTRLAGDKADNWWLRQHPKVISMKFKKNVKRAEISNAIDNYVNGFVGKDMDEASWTAMYEEVPQKLSESERIEWIKKANNIALSSDAFFPFRDNVDRAKLSGVKYIASPSGSVNDEAIIQACDEHKIVLIHTNLRLFHH; from the exons ATGTCTAGTGGAAATTTAG CATTATTAAGTGTCTCtgataaaagaaatcttttaccATTTGCTAAGAAATTGCATGAACTAGGTTTGACATTAGTTGCTTCTGGTGGAACAgcaaaatttttgagaaatgcTGATCTTCCAGTAAAAGATGTTTCTGATATTACTGGTGCTCCTGAAATGCTTAATGGAAGAATTAAAACTCTTCATCCTGCTATTCATGCTG gtaTATTAGCTAGATTCACAGAATCAGATCAACAAGATCtttgtaaacaaaattatgaacTTATTCAGCTTGTGGTATGTAACTTATATCCatttgtaaatacaattacaaaattagaaGTAAAGCTTGAAGATGCAATAGAAAACATAGATATTGGTGGAGTAACTTTATTACGAGCTGCTgctaaaaatcataatagagTAACAGTTATTTGTGATCCTAATGATtatgaaaaagttgaaaaagaaatgcaaTCTTCTATTAACAAAGATACCTCTTTGGAAACtag ACAATTATTAGCAGTTAAAGCATTTACTCATACAGCAGAATATGATAATGCAATCTCAGATTATTTCCGTAaacaatatagtaataaaGTTTCTCAATTGACATTGAGATATGGAATGAATCCACATCAAAAACCTgcacaaatttttacaattttagataaattaccATTAACAGTAGTAAATGGTTCCCCAGGTTTTATTAATCTCTGTGATGCATTAAATGGTTATCAATtagtaaaagaattaaaagtagCTCTAAATTTACCAGCTGCAACATCTTTTAAGCATGTTAGTCCAGCTGGGGCAGCAGTTAGTGTGCCATTAAACATAGTACAAGCAAAATTATGTCAAGTAGATGACTTATTAGACCAACTTACACCATTAGCAACTGCTTATGCGCGTGCACGAGGAGCTGATAGAATGTCTAGTTTTGGAGATTTTATAGCATTATCAGATACATGTGATGAAGTTACtgctaaaattatatctag agagGTTTCTGATGGCATTATTGCACCTGATTATTCAGAAAATGcgctcaaaattttaaaaaagaaaaaaaatggtgcATATTGTATACTTCAAATTGATCCAAATTATATGCCACCTCAAATGGAATATAGAGTTTTATTTGGATTAACTATGGAACAAAAACGTAATGATGCAATtattgatagaaatatattttctaatatagtAACCAAAAACTACACAACCATTTCTGATTCTGCTATGAGAGATTTAATCGTAGCTACTATTGctttaaaatatacacaaaGTAATTCAGTATGCTACGCAAAAGATGGACAAGTAATTGGAATTGGTGCAGGACAGCAATCAAGGATTCATTGTACAAGACTTGCTGGTGATAAAGCTGATAATTG gtGGCTTCGACAGCATCCTAAAGTTATTAgtatgaaatttaagaaaaatgtaaaaagagcagaaatttcaaatgctattgataattatgtaaatggaTTTGTTGGAAAAGATATGGATGAAGCTTCATGGACAGCAATGTATGAGGAAGTGCCACAGAAACTCTCAGAAAGTGAAAGAAtagaatggataaaaaaagcAAACAATATTGCTCTGAGTAGTGATGCTTTCTTTCCATTTAGAGATAATGTGGATAGAGCTAAATta agtggtgttaaatatattgcaaGTCCTTCTGGTTCTGTAAATGATGAAGCAATAATACAAGCTTGTGATGAacataaaatagtattaattcATACTAATCTAAGATTGTTCCATCactaa
- the LOC107993360 gene encoding egalitarian protein homolog, with translation MDSSEYETVRNMTLLFFLELLVDKGGPRTLHDLSCQFGAKGFTKEMRQIAGGSQSGLKKFLAQYPMLFIINGDYVSVNTFQQVVEEENGCKLGGKRDYAREAVEYFTNKLMQYGIGTEVPIKSLLGHRSQASPEVRHISGQHYKEFRDFLLKYPDAFVVTEDNVMLKQYEGMKAEPFVELEPDIPIDPEITAKLLDFLCECIEQKGPILVDQMFNIVNDKFSYENWTSIFKTPQDLCTFVKMFPDAFHVQSNLVTLIGRPKSSTIEGKAKTRFTNSSRSQNSTASQTNLNQIIQSSNTQTSQQIINSESTNINITSQINNIQNSHFPSIESNNTSPISLQQQTLKQRINTLVMKTLADNTEKDRSLQTMQMGDAWKLKVLQQTRVIVNPRESLQIIEDIINPRKPPSDGKIVISFDCEGINLGVKGQLTLVQIGTMSGQAYVFDLFACPNLVQAGGLQKLLEHKDVIKVIHDCRNDSVNLYRQFKIMLNNVFDTQAAHAVLQFQETGKPVYKVKNVNLNTLCDHYGAPSNPLKEQLKNIYRNNQRYWCRRPLTRDMLIYASSDVLSLVPQIYISMSRLIKPEVQVLFNELCEEQIQLHIKPAEVKARKKQRKVETEVADLKKRMEEATTKNIVLSNREIRLLRYLDLTEDEKEKLKGSYKVARKLEKLENMGQDKGESSDDDDEDKIEDSEYHSMESYTSENSHSGGILSPRNSDTPSLTESMQMVDEILSDGRMDRFEKIEKLEAILSAVTGSATDQFSSSSADVSPTKCVCSCQDKNKSPQSDRNSLNSVACQTYSTGDIVITKIFLTEEEKERIDLLNSPKK, from the exons atgGATAGTTCAGAATATGAGACTGTACGAAATATgacacttttattttttctggaACTTCTTGTGGATAAAGGTGGTCCACGTACTTTACATGATTTAAGTTGTCAATTTGGAGCTAAAGGATTTACAAAAGAAATGCGCCAAATAGCTGGTGGATCACAAAGTGGccttaaaaagtttttagctCAATATCCaatgctttttattattaatggtgATTATGTATCAGTAAATACTTTTCAACAAGttgtagaagaagaaaatggatGTAAATTAGGAGGTAAACGCGATTATGCTCGAGAGGCTgtagaatattttacaaataaattaatgcagTATGGAATTGGTACAGAAGTACCAATAAAGAGTCTTTTAGGACATCGATCCCAAGCTTCTCCAGAAGTTAGACATATTTCTGGTCAACACTATAAAGAATTTagagattttcttttaaaatatcctgATGCTTTTGTAGTTACTGAAGATAATGTAATGTTAAAACAATATGAAGGCATGAAAGCAGAACCTTTTGTAGAATTAGAACCAGATATACCTATAGATCCAGAAATTActgcaaaattattagattttctttGTGAATGCATTGAACAAAAGGGTCCAATTCTTGTAGatcaaatgtttaatatagttaatgataaattttcatacgaAAATTGgacttcaatatttaaaacaccACAGGATTTGTGTACATTTGTCAAAATGTTCCCAGATGCATTTCACGTTCAAAGTAATTTAGTAACATTAATTGGAAGACCTAAGTCTTCTACCATAGAAGGAAAAGCAAAAACAAGATTTACAAATTCTTCACGAAGTCAAAATAGTACTGCAAgtcaaacaaatttaaatcaaattattcaatcaaGCAATACTCAAACATctcaacaaataattaattcagaatctactaatatcaatattacaagccagattaataatatacaaaattctcATTTTCCATCAATTGAAAGCAATAATACTTCTCCGATAAGCTTGCAACAACAAACtttaaaacaaagaataaataCACTTGTAATGAAGACTTTGGCAGATAATACAGAAAAGGATAGAAGTTTACAAACTATGCAAATGGGGGATGCTTGGAAACTAAAGGTATTGCAACAGACAAGAGTAATAGTAAATCCAAGAGAAAGTCTTCAAATCAtagaagatataataaatcctCGTAAACCTCCTTCTGAtggtaaaattgttatttcatttgattGTGAAGGAATAAATTTAGGAGTTAAAGGACAATTGACACTTGTACAAATTGGAACTATGTCTGGTCAAGCATatgtatttgatttatttgctTGTCCTAATCTTGTACAAGCTGGAGGCCTTCAAAAACTTCTAGAACATAAAGATGTTATTAAa gtaATTCATGATTGTAGAAATGACAGTGTCAATTTGTACAGACAGTTTAAGATTATGTTGAATAATGTTTTTGATACACag GCAGCTCATGCTGTATTGCAGTTTCAAGAAACTGGAAAACCtgtatataaagttaaaaatgttaatttgaaTACACTATGTGATCATTATGGTGCTCCAAGTAATCCATTAAaagaacaattgaaaaatatttatcgtaataatCAAAGATATTGGTGTAGGCGTCCATTAACACGAGATATGCTCATTTATGCTAGTAGTGATGTTTTGAGTTTAGttccacaaatatatatttccatgtCTAG actCATAAAACCAGAAGTACAAGTTCTTTTTAATGAGTTGTGTGAGGaacaaattcaattacatATCAAACCTGCAGAAGTAAAAGCACGAAAAAAGCAACGAAAAGTGGAAACAGAAGTcgcagatttaaaaaaaagaatggaagaagCAACCaccaaaaatattgttttaagtaATCGTGAAATACGTCTTTTGCGTTATCTTGATCTTACTGaggatgaaaaagagaaattgaaagGCAGTTACAAAGTtgcaagaaaattagaaaaacttgaaaatatgGGTCAAGATAAAGGAGAAAGTagcgatgatgatgatgaagataaaattgaagattcaGAATATCATAGTATGGAAAGTTATACTTCTGAAAATTCACATTcag gtGGTATATTGTCACCAAGAAATTCTGATACACCAAGTCTTACAGAATCAATGCAAATGGTAGATGAAATTCTATCTGATGGACGAATGGATAGATTTGAAAAGATCGAAAAACTAGAAGCTATTCTTTCAGCTGTTACTGGTTCTGCAACTGATCAATTTTCCTCAAGCAGTGCAGATGTATCTCCAACAAAATGTGTATGTTCGtgtcaagataaaaataaaagtccaCAATCAGATCGTAATTCTCTGAATAGTGTGGCTTGCCAAACATATAGTACAGGTGATATAGTAATTACCAAAATATTTCTcacagaagaagaaaaagaacgtaTAGATTTACTGAATTCGCCAAAAAAGTAG